The following are encoded together in the Streptomyces tsukubensis genome:
- a CDS encoding helix-turn-helix transcriptional regulator, with translation MTDNHLGEFLRARRAAVRPQDVGMASYGVRRVSGLRREEVAVLAGVNADYYTRLEQGRERHPSAQVLDALGRVLRLGPDAHTHLHLLAGTAPSNQFTHTTDRVSPALRQLMDGYPGAPAFVINRTLDILAANALAEALHSPFERADNLARMAFLDPAGRQFYTRWSYTAQTTVSNLRQAAGLDPDNPRLRELVRVLTEHSADFTDLWSTHAVRGKTQDSKHFLHPDVGPLTLTYQVFDVRDAPGQQLVIYQAESGSTSAQALNLLGSVHATSNQAARRS, from the coding sequence ATGACCGACAACCACCTGGGAGAGTTCCTACGCGCACGCAGGGCGGCCGTACGGCCACAGGACGTCGGCATGGCGAGTTACGGCGTACGCAGGGTCTCTGGACTGCGTCGTGAGGAGGTGGCCGTCCTGGCCGGGGTGAACGCGGATTACTACACCCGCCTGGAACAGGGCCGCGAACGTCACCCCTCCGCGCAGGTGCTCGACGCCCTCGGCCGCGTCCTGCGGCTGGGCCCCGACGCCCACACCCACCTGCACCTGCTGGCCGGAACTGCTCCGAGCAACCAGTTCACCCACACCACGGACCGGGTCAGTCCCGCACTGCGCCAGCTGATGGACGGCTACCCGGGCGCCCCGGCGTTCGTCATCAACAGGACCTTGGACATCCTGGCGGCCAACGCCCTGGCCGAGGCCCTGCACTCGCCCTTCGAGCGGGCGGACAATCTGGCCCGCATGGCCTTCCTCGACCCGGCGGGCCGGCAGTTCTACACCCGGTGGAGCTACACGGCGCAGACCACCGTGAGCAACCTGCGCCAGGCGGCCGGCCTCGACCCCGACAACCCGCGGCTGCGCGAACTCGTCCGCGTTCTCACCGAGCACAGCGCGGACTTCACCGACCTGTGGAGCACCCACGCCGTACGTGGCAAGACCCAGGACTCCAAGCACTTCCTGCACCCGGACGTCGGCCCCCTGACCCTCACCTACCAGGTCTTCGACGTACGCGACGCGCCCGGCCAGCAACTTGTCATCTACCAGGCGGAGTCAGGCAGCACCAGCGCCCAGGCCCTCAACCTGCTCGGCTCCGTCCACGCCACCTCGAACCAGGCCGCGAGGCGGTCATGA
- a CDS encoding MAB_1171c family putative transporter yields MTALDFAGYATAALMTAVALWRMPAALWGGEDDRRRRALWGCYAGFAAGLWAKTGAVRVGLNNSPVTDLSVLIKHYTATIAVLAILSYIVAVYGRYPEGGTVPRHVRFARLIQQVAAKASVATLTVLTVLFFTVVDRSVPSDRFVPEHAGQWGATLYMSVLYLYLGPASAVCAFQWALAAADARLTHLRVGLGMMAFAVVIGAGYTVSRVVFLWVGMVDTPSASFALEFDEITESAQIVLFVLFALGASLPAFHRGWREAKLWRAQTRLHHLWHALMTAFPDQPFEPPRSLRRELVRFDTPADLRVDRWAADIADAMERLRHYVPDALRPAARQAAADDKPAMGGEGPLADAYWIHAALTAKTDGAPAGAAAAFSATPATDQDGEVAWLVRVAAAYRTISTDRVRQLLDSLEETA; encoded by the coding sequence GTGACCGCGCTCGACTTCGCCGGCTACGCGACAGCCGCGCTGATGACGGCCGTCGCCCTCTGGCGGATGCCGGCCGCGCTGTGGGGCGGCGAGGACGACAGGCGCCGCCGGGCCCTCTGGGGCTGCTACGCGGGGTTCGCCGCCGGTCTGTGGGCCAAGACCGGGGCCGTACGCGTCGGGCTCAACAACAGCCCGGTCACCGACCTCTCCGTACTGATCAAGCACTACACCGCCACCATCGCGGTCCTGGCGATCCTCAGCTACATCGTCGCCGTCTACGGCCGATACCCCGAGGGCGGCACCGTCCCCCGCCACGTCAGGTTCGCGCGGCTGATCCAGCAGGTCGCCGCCAAGGCGTCCGTGGCCACGCTGACCGTCCTCACCGTGCTGTTCTTCACGGTCGTCGACCGCTCGGTCCCCTCCGACCGCTTCGTCCCGGAACACGCGGGACAGTGGGGCGCCACGCTCTACATGAGCGTCCTCTACCTCTACCTGGGCCCCGCCTCCGCCGTCTGCGCCTTCCAATGGGCGCTGGCCGCCGCGGACGCCCGCCTCACCCACCTGCGCGTCGGTCTCGGCATGATGGCCTTCGCCGTGGTCATCGGCGCGGGCTACACCGTGAGCCGCGTCGTCTTCCTGTGGGTCGGCATGGTCGACACCCCCAGTGCCTCCTTCGCGCTGGAGTTCGACGAGATCACCGAGAGCGCGCAGATCGTCCTCTTCGTCCTCTTCGCCCTGGGCGCCTCCCTGCCCGCCTTCCACAGGGGCTGGCGCGAGGCGAAGCTCTGGCGCGCCCAGACACGCCTGCACCACCTGTGGCACGCGCTCATGACGGCCTTCCCCGACCAGCCCTTCGAACCACCGAGGTCCCTGCGGCGCGAACTCGTCCGGTTCGACACCCCCGCCGACCTCCGCGTCGACCGTTGGGCAGCCGACATCGCCGACGCGATGGAGAGACTGCGCCACTACGTCCCCGACGCGCTGCGCCCGGCAGCACGGCAGGCCGCAGCCGACGACAAGCCGGCCATGGGCGGCGAAGGCCCGCTCGCCGACGCCTACTGGATCCACGCGGCGCTCACGGCGAAGACGGACGGCGCGCCCGCGGGCGCCGCAGCGGCTTTCTCGGCCACACCGGCCACCGACCAGGACGGCGAGGTCGCCTGGCTGGTGCGGGTGGCAGCCGCGTACAGGACGATCAGCACCGACCGGGTCCGGCAGCTCCTGGACTCCTTGGAGGAGACAGCGTGA
- a CDS encoding phosphatase PAP2 family protein has product MPRTDAEDTPPTPPTSSTPSTARTARTARTVTDALQPRNLLLIGMLGIGLATAGDWTGLLWGLLGAVCAGFIPAGYIEWRKKRGAWGDRHVVDRTKRAPIFFVILGSIGVGSAVMVLGHAPGGILAAMLALWAMTIGLLAVNTVWKISVDAAVASAVVALMAAAHSPWWLSAYLMTAAVCWSRVALRYHSVAQTVAGTALGAVTSVGFLFV; this is encoded by the coding sequence GTGCCCCGGACCGACGCCGAGGACACGCCCCCCACACCCCCTACGTCCTCTACGCCCTCCACGGCGCGGACGGCGCGGACGGCGCGGACGGTCACCGACGCGCTCCAGCCCCGCAATCTGCTCCTCATCGGCATGCTCGGCATCGGCCTCGCCACCGCGGGCGACTGGACGGGGCTGCTGTGGGGACTTCTCGGCGCGGTCTGCGCCGGTTTCATACCCGCCGGTTACATCGAGTGGCGCAAGAAGCGCGGCGCCTGGGGCGACCGGCACGTCGTGGACCGCACCAAACGCGCCCCGATCTTCTTCGTCATCCTGGGCTCCATCGGCGTGGGCTCCGCCGTCATGGTGCTCGGTCACGCGCCCGGCGGCATCCTCGCCGCGATGCTGGCGCTCTGGGCGATGACCATCGGGCTGCTCGCCGTCAACACGGTCTGGAAGATCTCGGTGGACGCGGCTGTCGCGTCGGCGGTCGTCGCCCTCATGGCCGCCGCCCACTCGCCATGGTGGCTGTCCGCGTACCTGATGACGGCGGCCGTGTGCTGGTCACGGGTGGCGCTGCGCTACCACTCGGTCGCGCAGACCGTCGCGGGCACGGCGCTCGGCGCGGTCACATCGGTGGGGTTCCTCTTCGTCTGA
- a CDS encoding PLP-dependent aminotransferase family protein — MTIENTDTRPHARPTNDDYRLGTDAYSDEQRIAVLAKLEEYLGDQRGRLLGYQVNLSLDGHAALGRFLGYHINNIGDPFVDSNYSLHSRWLERAVLEHYAGLWHAPLPEDAAHARDEDAWGYVLSMGSTEGNLYAMWNARDYLDGNALVRDEVSGDASCRTSYLRAKHPDDNPNAYAPVAFFSQETHYSHIKAMRVLDIPTFYDLGGSLYPGECPIDVTGTGTQTYNGWPLGGVPTTGGDEGPGTVDIDALVALVDFFAAKGHPVLVNFNIGSVFKGAYDDVQGACERLRPVFETHGLVDRTVRFDPDDPERVSVRNGYWIHVDGALGGAYAPYLEKARDTGLIDSAPPIFDFRIPEVSSIVTSGHKYPGAPVPTGIYMSRAGSKLRPPSDPAVVSSPDSTFAGSRSGFASLAMWNHLAQFSEDQQVRQAAEVLRIAEYTADRLKTLSTLLKERGEPWAEDGIEVGHGDHALSVWFQQPRAEITRKYSLACVPLNLGGRRHDYSHVYVMPHVTQELIDELLDDLSQPGAFDRSADQDAERPPFPHQR; from the coding sequence ATGACTATCGAAAATACCGATACGCGTCCGCACGCACGGCCGACCAACGACGACTACCGGTTGGGCACCGACGCTTACAGCGATGAGCAGCGGATCGCGGTCCTCGCGAAGCTGGAGGAGTACCTCGGCGATCAGCGCGGGCGCCTTCTGGGGTATCAGGTGAACCTGTCGCTCGACGGCCACGCCGCGCTGGGGCGCTTCCTGGGCTACCACATCAACAACATCGGGGACCCGTTCGTCGACAGCAACTACAGTCTGCATTCGCGGTGGCTGGAGCGGGCGGTCCTGGAGCACTACGCCGGTCTGTGGCACGCCCCGCTCCCCGAGGACGCCGCCCACGCACGCGACGAGGACGCCTGGGGGTACGTGCTGTCCATGGGCAGCACCGAGGGCAACCTGTACGCGATGTGGAACGCGCGTGACTATCTCGACGGCAACGCCCTGGTCCGTGACGAGGTCTCCGGTGACGCCAGCTGCCGCACCAGTTACCTGCGGGCCAAGCACCCCGACGACAACCCCAACGCCTACGCCCCGGTGGCCTTCTTCTCCCAGGAGACGCACTACTCGCACATCAAGGCGATGCGGGTGCTGGACATCCCGACCTTCTACGACCTGGGCGGCAGCCTCTACCCGGGTGAGTGCCCCATCGACGTGACCGGCACCGGGACGCAGACCTACAACGGCTGGCCGCTCGGCGGAGTCCCGACCACAGGCGGCGACGAGGGACCGGGCACCGTGGACATCGACGCCCTGGTCGCCCTGGTCGACTTCTTCGCCGCCAAGGGCCACCCCGTCCTGGTCAATTTCAACATCGGCAGCGTCTTCAAGGGCGCCTACGACGACGTCCAGGGCGCCTGCGAGCGTCTGCGCCCCGTCTTCGAGACACACGGCCTCGTTGATCGCACCGTGCGCTTCGACCCCGACGACCCCGAGCGGGTCAGCGTCCGCAACGGCTACTGGATCCATGTCGACGGAGCCCTCGGCGGCGCCTACGCCCCCTATCTGGAGAAGGCCCGCGACACCGGGCTGATCGACAGCGCGCCCCCGATCTTCGACTTTCGGATCCCCGAGGTCTCCTCGATCGTCACCAGCGGCCACAAGTACCCCGGAGCCCCCGTCCCCACGGGGATCTACATGTCCCGCGCGGGATCCAAGCTGCGCCCGCCGTCCGACCCGGCGGTCGTCTCCTCCCCGGACAGCACCTTCGCCGGCTCCCGCAGCGGATTCGCCTCCCTCGCCATGTGGAATCACCTCGCGCAGTTCAGTGAGGACCAGCAGGTACGGCAGGCCGCCGAGGTCCTGCGGATCGCCGAGTACACGGCCGACCGCCTCAAGACCCTCAGCACCCTGCTGAAAGAACGCGGCGAGCCGTGGGCCGAGGACGGCATCGAGGTCGGTCACGGAGACCACGCGCTCAGCGTCTGGTTCCAGCAGCCCCGGGCCGAGATCACACGGAAGTACTCCCTGGCCTGCGTGCCCCTCAACCTCGGGGGCCGCCGCCACGACTACAGCCACGTCTACGTCATGCCCCACGTCACCCAGGAACTCATCGACGAACTCCTCGACGACCTCTCCCAGCCAGGAGCGTTCGACCGCTCCGCGGACCAGGACGCCGAACGCCCCCCGTTCCCGCACCAACGCTGA
- a CDS encoding ribosomal maturation YjgA family protein: MLVYALVILVVPRARPRTAVLLAVALSWAVEFLQLTGVPHALGRRSFVFRLVLGSTFNAPDLLWYVVGGLVAGVVHGVCAGWRSRAPVPSSVPVPVPVSVSAESVGRSPARVRRRGTPPM, translated from the coding sequence GTGCTGGTGTACGCCCTGGTGATCCTGGTGGTGCCCCGCGCCCGGCCGCGTACCGCCGTCCTGCTCGCGGTCGCGCTGAGCTGGGCCGTGGAGTTCCTGCAACTGACCGGCGTACCGCACGCGTTGGGCAGGCGGAGCTTCGTCTTCCGGCTGGTCCTCGGGTCGACGTTCAACGCTCCTGATCTTCTCTGGTACGTGGTGGGGGGCTTGGTCGCCGGAGTGGTGCATGGGGTGTGCGCGGGGTGGAGGTCGCGCGCCCCCGTGCCCTCGTCGGTGCCGGTGCCGGTGCCTGTGTCGGTGTCTGCGGAGTCCGTCGGGAGGTCTCCGGCGCGGGTCAGACGAAGAGGAACCCCACCGATGTGA
- a CDS encoding P-loop NTPase family protein — translation MKRILVVGSSGAGKSTLARSLSATLALPYQEMDSLHFDGPGWRVSPTFRTDVERLAASPSWIVDSYGQPAVRESLWTRADTVVWLDYPRWVVMHRVLRRSLRRTLTRARVFGGNRERLREWFSRHHPAWSSWRGHRSRARVIQELTQDARFAPLDVVRLRSPAETAEWLRRCAGEVGSDER, via the coding sequence GTGAAGCGGATTCTGGTGGTCGGCTCCTCGGGCGCCGGAAAATCCACCCTGGCTCGGTCGTTGAGCGCGACGCTGGCGCTGCCGTACCAGGAGATGGACAGCCTCCACTTCGACGGCCCCGGCTGGCGCGTCAGTCCCACTTTCCGTACGGACGTGGAGCGGCTCGCCGCCTCGCCCTCCTGGATCGTCGACTCCTATGGTCAGCCGGCCGTGCGGGAGTCCCTGTGGACCAGGGCGGACACGGTCGTGTGGCTGGACTATCCCCGCTGGGTGGTCATGCACCGCGTACTGCGGCGCTCGCTGCGCAGGACGTTGACCCGTGCGCGTGTCTTCGGCGGCAACAGGGAGAGGCTCCGCGAGTGGTTCAGCCGTCACCATCCCGCGTGGTCGTCCTGGAGGGGGCACCGGAGCCGGGCGCGAGTCATCCAGGAACTCACCCAGGACGCCAGATTCGCGCCGCTCGACGTGGTGCGGCTGCGGTCGCCCGCGGAGACGGCGGAGTGGCTGCGCCGGTGTGCGGGCGAGGTGGGTTCGGACGAGCGGTAG
- the upp gene encoding uracil phosphoribosyltransferase has protein sequence MRIHVVDHPLVAHKLTTLRDKRTDSATFRRLADELVTLLAYEATRDVRTEQVDIESPVSVTTGVKLSYPRPLVVPILRAGLGMLDGMVRLLPPAEVGFLGMIRNEETLEASTYATRMPEDLSGRQVYVLDPMLATGGTLVAAIKELIKRGADDVTAVVLLAAPEGVEVMERELAGTPVTVVTASVDERLNELGYIVPGLGDAGDRMYGSAE, from the coding sequence ATGCGGATCCACGTCGTCGACCACCCTCTGGTGGCCCACAAACTCACCACGCTGCGCGACAAGCGCACCGACTCTGCGACCTTCCGGCGGCTCGCCGACGAACTGGTCACGCTGCTCGCCTACGAGGCCACCCGTGACGTGCGCACCGAACAGGTCGACATCGAGTCACCCGTCTCCGTGACCACCGGGGTCAAGCTGTCCTATCCCCGGCCCCTTGTCGTGCCGATCCTGCGTGCCGGGCTCGGCATGCTCGACGGCATGGTGCGGCTGCTGCCGCCCGCCGAGGTCGGTTTCCTCGGCATGATCCGTAATGAGGAGACGCTGGAGGCCTCCACCTACGCCACCCGGATGCCCGAGGACCTCTCCGGTCGCCAGGTGTACGTACTGGACCCGATGCTCGCCACCGGTGGCACGCTCGTCGCCGCGATCAAGGAACTGATCAAGCGGGGCGCCGACGACGTCACCGCCGTCGTGCTGCTCGCCGCGCCCGAGGGCGTCGAGGTGATGGAGCGCGAGCTGGCCGGCACCCCCGTCACCGTCGTGACCGCCTCGGTCGACGAGCGGCTGAACGAGCTGGGCTACATCGTTCCCGGCCTCGGCGACGCGGGCGACCGGATGTACGGGTCCGCAGAGTAG
- the tadA gene encoding tRNA adenosine(34) deaminase TadA — MRMALAEAARAVAGGDVPVGAVVLGPDGTPLATAHNEREATGDPTAHAEVLAVRRAAARLGEWRLTGCTLVVTLEPCTMCAGALVQARVDRVVYGARDAKAGAAGSLWDVVRDRRLNHRPEVIEGVLAEPSATLLTSFFRTG, encoded by the coding sequence ATGCGGATGGCCCTGGCCGAGGCGGCACGGGCCGTCGCCGGGGGCGATGTCCCTGTGGGTGCCGTCGTCCTGGGCCCCGACGGCACACCGCTGGCCACCGCCCACAACGAACGTGAGGCGACCGGCGACCCCACCGCACACGCCGAGGTCCTGGCCGTCCGCCGGGCCGCCGCCCGCCTCGGCGAGTGGCGACTCACCGGCTGCACGCTGGTGGTGACGCTGGAGCCCTGCACGATGTGCGCGGGCGCCCTGGTGCAGGCGAGGGTCGACCGCGTGGTCTACGGCGCCCGCGACGCCAAGGCCGGAGCGGCCGGCTCCCTCTGGGACGTCGTACGCGACCGCCGCCTCAACCACCGCCCAGAGGTCATCGAAGGCGTCCTCGCCGAACCCTCCGCGACCCTCCTGACCAGCTTCTTCCGCACGGGCTGA
- a CDS encoding tRNA adenosine deaminase-associated protein — MYFAALLARTEDGWEASDTELDDVETLSDLTDLAREASAGAAGLADEETVLVYIEQEDAWFGLLRVDGEDDPRIYVSDAVAAARSSYGEILLTDELLGRVPGPEDPSADLDTLDLDGTEDGEPEATPADAATGEEDTDESGATVPAGPLGDTAILADLGLSEPDLLALEGADALSEIAEALGVAEVLEAVR; from the coding sequence GTGTACTTCGCCGCACTGCTCGCGCGCACCGAAGACGGGTGGGAAGCGAGCGATACAGAGCTCGACGATGTGGAGACCTTGTCGGATCTGACCGACTTGGCCCGGGAAGCCTCGGCCGGCGCCGCCGGTCTGGCCGACGAAGAAACCGTTCTCGTCTACATCGAGCAGGAGGACGCCTGGTTCGGCCTCCTGCGCGTGGACGGCGAGGACGATCCTCGTATCTACGTATCGGACGCGGTCGCCGCGGCCCGCAGTTCGTACGGAGAGATCCTGCTCACCGATGAACTGCTCGGCCGTGTTCCGGGGCCGGAGGACCCCTCGGCCGACCTCGACACACTCGACCTCGACGGCACGGAGGACGGCGAGCCCGAGGCCACCCCGGCCGACGCGGCCACCGGCGAGGAGGACACGGACGAGTCCGGGGCGACGGTGCCGGCCGGCCCACTCGGCGACACGGCCATCCTCGCGGACCTGGGCCTGTCGGAACCGGACCTGCTGGCGCTCGAAGGCGCCGACGCGCTCAGCGAGATCGCTGAGGCTCTGGGCGTCGCCGAAGTACTGGAGGCGGTGCGCTGA
- a CDS encoding LytR C-terminal domain-containing protein, which translates to MSMLTPPGMGGKYRIKGDKFPRMRPSRRRGRFALLAVASVAVLALIGWGTLQLIDVFSGGGSATAASEAKGCTRPSPSPAREAALPKPGQVKVNVYNATPREGLAKDTADELKKRGFAIGKVGNAPEQFDKKVKGAGLLLGARASADSTFPVLGTQLAGAGTKTDARTGKDVDLIIGDGFKQLVTKKTATKAMASLSHPTPATSAPPKC; encoded by the coding sequence ATGAGCATGCTCACTCCCCCTGGCATGGGCGGCAAATACCGCATCAAGGGAGACAAGTTCCCCCGCATGCGCCCCTCCCGCCGACGCGGCAGGTTCGCGCTGTTGGCCGTCGCGAGCGTCGCCGTACTCGCCCTTATCGGCTGGGGAACGCTCCAGCTCATCGATGTCTTCTCCGGCGGCGGCAGCGCCACGGCCGCCTCGGAGGCGAAGGGCTGCACGCGCCCGAGTCCGTCCCCCGCGCGCGAGGCGGCCCTGCCGAAGCCGGGCCAGGTCAAGGTCAACGTCTACAACGCGACGCCTCGTGAGGGACTGGCCAAGGACACGGCCGACGAGCTGAAGAAGCGGGGCTTCGCCATCGGCAAGGTGGGCAACGCCCCGGAGCAGTTCGACAAGAAGGTGAAGGGTGCCGGACTGCTGCTCGGCGCCCGAGCCTCCGCCGACAGCACCTTTCCCGTACTGGGCACGCAGCTCGCAGGAGCCGGCACGAAGACCGACGCCCGCACGGGCAAGGACGTCGACCTGATCATCGGCGACGGCTTCAAGCAGCTGGTCACCAAAAAGACGGCCACCAAGGCCATGGCCTCACTGAGCCACCCGACTCCGGCGACCTCCGCGCCCCCGAAGTGCTGA
- a CDS encoding cytochrome P450, which yields MRRFRRDPLGFLEHFADRSQTGVFRLPWGAWCVRDSELALKVLRDPVFNSGRSTFFGDLLPSRLDQVALGRAVRNTVRAHVPAYRCALARALADLPAVSPWPQSGLTLVHRATADLLLHPGAPAALRQLQARSVRYGLMRSPLRRHRLRSELLRPKLTAATTEEITDRRAAGVCEAAPRDVLDTVIAACPEGVTDEAAALLYSLLVKSVVGTVGHAVAWSLLLACLHQPGATAWPWPVDWITREAARHRPVVWMVGRPVPHPMEYGGIDFKPGAILSVSPYLLHHDQHLWKSPEQFRPDRWSDTGDHGPYLPFSAGPFTCGGAAVAQTMITEAVAALAAGNRLRVTGAITHPVVTDSAAPRPFALQRVPTR from the coding sequence ATGCGTCGGTTCAGGCGGGATCCGTTGGGGTTCCTTGAGCACTTCGCCGACCGGAGCCAGACCGGGGTGTTCCGGCTCCCTTGGGGGGCGTGGTGCGTGCGCGACAGCGAGCTGGCACTGAAGGTGCTGCGCGACCCGGTCTTCAACAGCGGAAGATCCACCTTCTTCGGCGACTTGTTGCCCTCCCGCCTGGACCAGGTCGCACTGGGCCGTGCTGTGCGCAACACGGTGCGCGCGCATGTACCGGCGTATCGCTGCGCCTTGGCCCGAGCCTTGGCCGACCTGCCTGCCGTCAGCCCCTGGCCTCAAAGCGGTCTCACCCTGGTCCACCGGGCCACAGCCGACCTTCTGCTGCACCCAGGCGCCCCGGCAGCACTGCGGCAACTTCAGGCACGGTCCGTGCGCTACGGCCTGATGCGCTCGCCGCTCAGGCGGCACCGGCTACGTTCAGAACTATTGCGACCGAAGCTGACGGCGGCAACCACGGAAGAGATCACCGACCGCCGCGCGGCCGGCGTCTGCGAGGCCGCACCGCGCGACGTGCTCGATACGGTGATCGCGGCCTGCCCCGAAGGCGTCACCGACGAGGCGGCGGCCCTGCTGTATTCACTGCTGGTCAAGTCAGTCGTCGGGACCGTGGGCCATGCGGTGGCATGGTCCCTGCTGCTCGCTTGTCTGCACCAACCGGGGGCCACCGCCTGGCCGTGGCCCGTCGACTGGATCACCCGTGAGGCGGCGCGGCACCGGCCGGTGGTCTGGATGGTCGGCCGCCCCGTCCCGCACCCCATGGAGTACGGCGGCATCGACTTCAAGCCCGGGGCCATCCTCTCGGTGAGTCCCTACCTGCTCCATCACGACCAGCACCTCTGGAAGAGCCCTGAACAGTTCCGGCCCGACCGCTGGAGCGACACAGGCGACCACGGCCCCTATCTGCCTTTCAGCGCAGGCCCTTTCACCTGCGGCGGCGCCGCCGTCGCACAGACCATGATCACTGAGGCCGTGGCAGCGCTTGCTGCCGGCAACCGCCTGCGGGTCACCGGCGCGATCACGCACCCGGTCGTCACCGACAGCGCCGCCCCACGCCCCTTCGCACTCCAGCGGGTCCCCACCCGCTGA
- a CDS encoding site-specific integrase, whose protein sequence is MFLEREEYAILRSHVHADSVDLVDALAATGLRWSEMAALPPRDLTLHGSRPMLRVQRAWKRIDGGKALGAPKTKRSRRTLVLSPYLVQPFKRNCAGKQPNDFVFTAPEGGAWDSGGFYHAWTRAVSTMRVGRPRSPPRPVTASPNDRVSTTSVTRPQSHDLSHTHASWLIAKKVPLPGIQARLGHESITTTVDRYGHPLAMLDDEIIEAIEWSMNPMAA, encoded by the coding sequence GTGTTCCTGGAGCGCGAGGAGTACGCCATCCTTCGCTCACATGTCCACGCGGACTCCGTCGACCTGGTGGACGCCCTCGCCGCTACCGGGCTGCGCTGGAGTGAGATGGCCGCCCTACCGCCCCGCGACCTGACCCTTCACGGGTCCCGTCCGATGTTGCGCGTCCAACGGGCCTGGAAGCGAATCGATGGCGGAAAGGCGCTCGGCGCCCCCAAGACGAAGCGGAGCAGGAGGACCCTGGTCCTCTCGCCCTATCTGGTGCAGCCGTTCAAGCGCAACTGCGCCGGGAAACAACCGAACGACTTCGTCTTCACGGCGCCGGAGGGCGGTGCTTGGGACTCGGGCGGTTTCTACCATGCGTGGACTCGGGCGGTTTCTACCATGCGTGTTGGAAGACCGCGCTCACCGCCGCGTCCCGTGACGGCCTCACCAAACGACCGCGTATCCACGACCTCAGTCACACGACCTCAGTCACACGACCTCAGTCATACGCATGCCTCCTGGCTGATCGCCAAGAAGGTACCGCTGCCCGGCATCCAGGCCCGCCTTGGCCATGAGTCCATCACCACGACGGTGGACAGGTACGGCCACCCACTCGCCATGCTGGACGATGAGATCATTGAGGCCATCGAGTGGAGCATGAACCCTATGGCCGCATGA
- a CDS encoding type II toxin-antitoxin system VapB family antitoxin → MIFKRIGNGRPYPDHGRESTRQWADVAPRPVRLDQLVTTKGQLDLETLLAEDSTFYGDLFAHVVKWQGDLYLEDGLHRAVRAALQQRQVLHARVLELD, encoded by the coding sequence GTGATCTTCAAGCGCATCGGAAACGGCCGGCCATACCCCGACCACGGCCGGGAAAGCACCCGGCAGTGGGCGGATGTCGCGCCGCGCCCGGTCCGCCTCGATCAGTTGGTGACGACCAAGGGCCAGCTCGACCTGGAGACCCTCCTCGCGGAGGACTCCACCTTCTACGGCGACCTGTTCGCCCACGTGGTCAAGTGGCAGGGCGATCTGTACCTGGAGGACGGGCTGCACCGCGCCGTCCGCGCCGCGCTTCAGCAGCGCCAGGTACTGCACGCCCGCGTACTCGAACTGGACTGA
- a CDS encoding STAS domain-containing protein codes for MDPHKPATVPVPMPIPVPTPMPTTIPMPTTAPAPASAPAPAASAPEDPRPARKAAGGGICQVVRARGELDVTSVPAFSRALRGAIREGEGRLHIVLDLREVSFADGSILRPLEEARAECQGSGGWLRVVYAGYALALLFAAGGLSDRYPRYATVRDAARQNAPAVVAR; via the coding sequence ATGGACCCTCATAAGCCCGCGACCGTGCCCGTGCCCATGCCGATACCCGTACCCACGCCGATGCCCACGACCATTCCCATGCCGACGACCGCGCCCGCTCCCGCGTCCGCTCCCGCGCCTGCGGCCTCAGCGCCGGAGGACCCGCGTCCCGCGCGGAAGGCCGCGGGCGGCGGGATCTGCCAAGTGGTCCGCGCCCGTGGCGAACTGGACGTGACCAGCGTTCCCGCGTTCAGCCGTGCGTTGCGTGGTGCCATCCGCGAGGGCGAAGGCCGGCTCCACATCGTCCTGGACCTTCGTGAGGTGAGCTTCGCCGACGGCAGCATCCTCCGCCCGCTTGAGGAGGCCCGTGCGGAGTGCCAGGGGAGCGGCGGTTGGCTGCGGGTCGTGTACGCGGGGTACGCCTTGGCCCTGCTGTTCGCCGCCGGTGGCCTCAGCGACCGCTACCCCAGGTATGCGACGGTCCGCGACGCGGCACGGCAGAACGCCCCGGCCGTCGTCGCGCGTTGA